Proteins encoded together in one Triticum dicoccoides isolate Atlit2015 ecotype Zavitan chromosome 7B, WEW_v2.0, whole genome shotgun sequence window:
- the LOC119339922 gene encoding uncharacterized protein LOC119339922, translating into MMHGKSDSDITSLAASSPPRSPKRGAGAGGGAYYVQSPSRDSAHDGGGAGGYKSSSMQATPVYNSPNESPSHPSYGRHSRASSVSRFSGILRGGSGRKGGGGGDLKAVNAKGWPECSVIEEEGSYEGLSGGDSGLSGRCKLALAFVSFLLLFTVICLIVWGAARPYEPDVLVKSIAMDNFYAGEGTDHSGVPTKMVTLNCSLNMVVYNPASMFGIHVSSGPVRLLYSEIAIGVGQVHKYYQPSKSHRLVSAVIHGEKVPLYGAGGGLSLSGNDVTVPLTVDFELVSRGYVIGKLVRVTHRVHVSCRITVDAKRARTRIPKKACAVYKA; encoded by the exons ATGATGCACGGCAAGTCGGACTCGGACATCACGAGCCTGGCGGCGTCGTCGCCGCCGCGGTCGCCGAAGCGTGGCgcgggggccggcggcggcgcgtaCTACGTGCAGAGCCCGTCGCGGGACTCGGCGCACGACGGCGGGGGCGCCGGCGGGTACAAGTCGTCGTCGATgcaggcgacgccggtgtacaacaGCCCCAACGAGTCCCCCTCGCACCCGTCCTACGGCCGCCACTCCCGGGCCTCCTCCGTCAGCCGCTTCTCCGGCATCCTCCGCGGCGGCAGCGGGCGcaagggcgggggcgggggcgaccTCAAGGCGGTGAACGCCAAGGGGTGGCCCGAGTGCAGCGTCATCGAGGAGGAGGGCTCCTACGAGGGCCTCTCCGGCGGCGACAGCGGCCTCTCCGGCCGCTGCAAGCTCGCGCTCGCCTTCGTCAGCTTCCTCCTGCTCTTCACCGTCATCTGCCTCATCGTCTGGGGCGCCGCCCGCCCCTACGAGCCCGACGTCCTCGTCAAG AGCATAGCCATGGACAACTTCTATGCCGGAGAGGGCACAGACCACAGCGGGGTTCCAACCAAGATGGTCACGCTCAACTGCTCCCTCAACATGGTGGTGTACAACCCTGCGTCAATGTTCGGAATTCATGTCTCCTCGGGCCCTGTCCGCCTGCTCTATTCGGAGATCGCCATCGGGGTTGGACAG GTTCACAAGTACTACCAGCCGAGCAAGAGCCACCGGCTGGTGtcggcggtgatccacggcgagaAGGTGCCCCTCTACGGCGCGGGGGGCGGGCTCTCGCTGTCCGGCAACGACGTGACGGTGCCGCTGACGGTGGACTTCGAGCTCGTCTCCCGGGGCTACGTCATCGGCAAGCTGGTGCGGGTGACGCACAGGGTGCACGTGTCGTGCCGCATCACCGTCGACGCCAAGAGGGCGAGGACCAGGATCCCCAAGAAGGCCTGCGCCGTGTACAAGGCCTGA